GCAAGACCACCGCGCTGCGGCTCATGCTCGAACTCGAACCGGGCCGCGGCATCACCTACTTCCGCGGCCGTCCGCTGCACCGGATCGCGCACCCCGGCCGTGAGGTCGGCGTGCTGCTCGGCGACGTCCCCGGGAATCCGGCGCGTACGGTCCTCAACCAGTTGCGGATGCTGTGCGCCGCCTACGGGGTCCCGGCGTCGCGAGCGGACACCATGCTGGAGGTCGTGGGCATCGGCGGTCTGCGCGACCAGCGGCTCGGCTCGCTCTCGCTCGGCATGGAGCGTCGCGTCGCACTCGCGGCGGCGCTGCTGGCGGACCCCTGCACCCTGCTCCTCGACGAGCCCGCCGCCGGGCTCTCGCCACGCGAACGCAACTGGATGTACGAGCTGTTGCGCGGGCACGCCGCTCTCGGCGGCGCGGTCCTCTTCACCACCGACGACGCGAAGGAAGCCGCCCGCAACGCCGACCGGGTCGTCTCCATCAGGGCCGGCAGGCTCGTCGCGGACCAGGACGCGGCGGACTTCGCACGCACCCGACTGCGTCCCCGCGTCGCCGTGCGCACCCCGCACGCGGCCCGGCTCGCGGACGTCCTGGGCCGGGAGGCCCGGGCGGCCCGACGCGCGGTGGAGATCGTCGCGGAGAGCGGCAGCCGCCTGTCGGTCTACGGCAGCGACTGCGCGGAGGTGGGAGAAGCCGCGTTCAGGCACGGGGTGCTGGTCCACCAACTCGCGGACGAGATCGGAGACACCGGAACGCCGGTTCCGCCCGTCCCGCAGGCCCGCTCGGAGGCCCGTACGGCCGCCCACGCCACGGCCGTGGCGGCCGCCCACGGCGAGTCGGGAGCCGCGGCCGAGGCGGGATCCACCGCCGGCCCCGGGGTCGAACCCGGTCCGGAGGTCGAGCCGTCGGCGCCGGTTCGCGGTGCAGGGGCGGGCCCGGAGCCGGGGCCGGGAGTGGGGTCGGCGCCGGGAGTGGGGTCGGGGTTCACCCCGTTTCCCGCCGCCGACGGGGAGGAGCCGGGCCGGCCCCCGCGGGTCGGCTCCGGACGATCGGCCCGCGCCGTGCGTCGGGTGGGCGGACCCCTGCGCCCCCTGCGCTACGAACTGCTGCGAACCTTCGGGACCGCGACCCCGCTCCTGACCTCGGCCGCAGTCGTCGTCGTCTCCGTCGCGATCACGCTCGTCCTCGCCCGCCTCGGACACACCCCGCAGAACCGGCTGCTCGCCGCCTGGCCGCGGTCGTTGCCGCTGCCGCCCGCCGCGCTCGGCGCAGGGCTGCTCGGCGCCCTGGCCTTCGGCGAGGAGTACCGCTACCCCTCCCTGTCGGCGGACCGCGGCACGGTTCCGCGTCGAATGGGTCTGCTCGCCGCCAAGCTCGGGGTCTGCGCCGTACTCGCCCTGCTGCTCGGGGGCCTGGCCGTCACCGCGGATGCCGCGGCCCTCGGACTGGTCTTCGACTCCGGTCCGCTCGACCAGCCGGCGGAGTGGATCGCGCCGGCCGCGAGTTGGGCGGGACTGCTCATCGGCTGCGCCTGGGCCGGGGTGTTGGCCTCCGGTGTCTTTCGATCCGCGGCGGCCGGTCTGGCGGCGGTGCTCGTCGTGCCGGTGATGGTCGTACCGCTGGTGCGCAAGTCGCTGCACGGGCCGTCCGCCTACCCGACGGACGGGCTCGCCTCCAGGCTGCGCGAGTTGTCCTGGGCCCAGTGGCCACCGGAGGTGGACCGCCTGGTGATCGGCGCCCTGCGGGTGATGGCCCAACCCGTCGGCACGGCGCTGGTGTTGTCGTTGATGGTCCTGTTGTGCGCCTATGGGTTCACAGGACTGCGCAGCCGGGTCCGCTGGTGAATGACCGTGGATGATCGTTTCGGATCGAGGGGATGGTCAACGTGACCGTTCCGTTCCGTATCAATCAGCCGGGACCACAACTCCCCGCAAAAGGCCCGGTTCTTTACGATAAGTCGTCAATTGCGTAGGTGGCACCGATCACCCTTTCGTGTGCTTTTCACCAAAGACCTCAAGGGTGATGGGAGCACGACCGACAAAGGATTCGTGAGTACCCTTGCGCACACCATGATGACCGCCGCCCGCCACGCCGACTCCGGCCTCGCCGGCTCGGGCGACCTCGACCGCTACCCCTACGCGGAGACCCAGGGGGCCGACCGGGTCGGACCGCCCCACTGGGACGGCGCCGACATCGAGTTGAGCCGCGTGGGCCGCCGCGCGACCGGAAGTCGAGGCCGCGGACTGCACGGCCAACTCGTCCAGCAGCTCGGCCAGATGATCGTCTCCGGCGACCTCGGCGCGGACCGCCCTCTGGTCCCCGAGGAGATCGGCCAGCGCTTCGAGGTCTCCCGCACGGTCGTCCGCGAATCCCTGCGCGTTCTGGAGGCCAAGGGCCTCGTCAGCGCCCGACCCAACGTCGGCACCCGGGTCCGCCCGGTCGCCGACTGGAACCTGCTCGACCCCGACATCATCGAATGGCGAGCCTTCGGCCCCCAGCGCGACGATCAGCGCCGCGAGCTCAACGAGCTCCGCTGGACCATCGAACCGCTG
This region of Streptomyces sp. NBC_00513 genomic DNA includes:
- a CDS encoding ABC transporter ATP-binding protein; the protein is MLQAIGLTSTPRRELPPLVDDLTFEVRPGCVTALLGDPGSGKTTALRLMLELEPGRGITYFRGRPLHRIAHPGREVGVLLGDVPGNPARTVLNQLRMLCAAYGVPASRADTMLEVVGIGGLRDQRLGSLSLGMERRVALAAALLADPCTLLLDEPAAGLSPRERNWMYELLRGHAALGGAVLFTTDDAKEAARNADRVVSIRAGRLVADQDAADFARTRLRPRVAVRTPHAARLADVLGREARAARRAVEIVAESGSRLSVYGSDCAEVGEAAFRHGVLVHQLADEIGDTGTPVPPVPQARSEARTAAHATAVAAAHGESGAAAEAGSTAGPGVEPGPEVEPSAPVRGAGAGPEPGPGVGSAPGVGSGFTPFPAADGEEPGRPPRVGSGRSARAVRRVGGPLRPLRYELLRTFGTATPLLTSAAVVVVSVAITLVLARLGHTPQNRLLAAWPRSLPLPPAALGAGLLGALAFGEEYRYPSLSADRGTVPRRMGLLAAKLGVCAVLALLLGGLAVTADAAALGLVFDSGPLDQPAEWIAPAASWAGLLIGCAWAGVLASGVFRSAAAGLAAVLVVPVMVVPLVRKSLHGPSAYPTDGLASRLRELSWAQWPPEVDRLVIGALRVMAQPVGTALVLSLMVLLCAYGFTGLRSRVRW
- a CDS encoding FadR/GntR family transcriptional regulator, which produces MLFTKDLKGDGSTTDKGFVSTLAHTMMTAARHADSGLAGSGDLDRYPYAETQGADRVGPPHWDGADIELSRVGRRATGSRGRGLHGQLVQQLGQMIVSGDLGADRPLVPEEIGQRFEVSRTVVRESLRVLEAKGLVSARPNVGTRVRPVADWNLLDPDIIEWRAFGPQRDDQRRELNELRWTIEPLAARLAAGHGRPDIQQRLADMVEIMGHALGQGDSITFARADNEFHALLIQVAGNRMLEHLSGIVSSALQVSGSPVTACDRPSETCVAHHARMVEAVAAGDALGAENAMRQLLTVHPEVERVVPAPREH